From a region of the Atribacterota bacterium genome:
- a CDS encoding lysine exporter LysO family protein, translating into MTRYMAMSLLLGILCGYWKIIPSFLLQHFPGLVDVALFILVLGVGMEIAANRRALLEVKVWGWRILFLPLSGMIGSLSLGFLSSFILPISWSETMAVVSGFGWYSLSGALLNHLAGPQLGTTAFIANLLRELLAFLSVGVVFRYFGSWAAVALGGATSMDTTLGPIVQASTGRLSALALLSGLIHSLFVPVLLPFFVRFL; encoded by the coding sequence ATGACCCGATATATGGCGATGAGTTTACTCTTGGGAATCCTCTGTGGGTACTGGAAAATCATACCCTCTTTTCTCTTACAACATTTTCCCGGTCTTGTCGATGTAGCACTTTTTATTCTCGTTCTTGGAGTCGGCATGGAAATCGCCGCGAACCGCAGGGCACTTTTGGAAGTCAAAGTCTGGGGATGGCGAATCCTCTTTTTACCGCTCTCGGGAATGATTGGGAGCCTCAGCCTGGGTTTTTTATCTTCTTTCATTCTCCCGATTTCCTGGTCAGAAACCATGGCCGTGGTTTCTGGTTTCGGATGGTACTCCCTCTCCGGCGCCTTGCTGAACCACTTGGCGGGACCCCAACTCGGAACCACAGCATTCATTGCCAACCTGCTGCGGGAACTCCTGGCGTTCTTGAGTGTGGGGGTAGTATTTCGCTATTTCGGGAGCTGGGCTGCAGTAGCCTTAGGAGGAGCCACCAGTATGGACACCACACTGGGACCAATTGTCCAAGCAAGTACAGGTCGCCTCAGCGCTTTGGCTTTACTGAGCGGTCTCATCCATTCACTCTTCGTACCGGTGCTTCTTCCCTTCTTCGTCAGGTTTCTATAA
- a CDS encoding LysO family transporter, producing MLLIGIALLIGFLLGTTKYVPPKIVNLRSSLINGGILLLVFGMGISIGVNPQIIRNLKTIGLQALVLALLSSLGGMLGAFLMERHFRKVIKGEKN from the coding sequence ATGCTCCTTATCGGCATTGCTCTCCTTATCGGTTTTCTCTTAGGAACCACAAAATATGTTCCCCCAAAAATCGTCAACCTCAGAAGTTCCCTAATCAATGGAGGGATCCTTCTCCTTGTGTTTGGGATGGGAATCAGTATTGGTGTGAACCCCCAGATTATCAGGAATCTGAAGACTATCGGTCTTCAAGCGCTGGTTCTTGCTCTTTTATCCTCCCTGGGAGGAATGTTGGGCGCTTTCCTGATGGAGCGGCACTTTCGGAAAGTAATAAAGGGGGAAAAGAACTGA
- a CDS encoding rhomboid family intramembrane serine protease encodes MLQYLIALNLLFFLATVISGGFSLSNLLRWGAKFGPLIAHGEWQRLLLCIFLHGNLWHLFFNLYALFQLGRITEGIYGQRKFFIIYLFSGITGSLFSYFFNFDRIGVGASGAIFGLAGVLLSGGLKYRNTSLSRLGMSILPFVLINLFIGFTVPAIDNAAHVGGLLGGMFLGLLMAPGNSWQRWKKYAEELAYWAFIGILAFGMVTFFLPSFSPGRASVNAIIAFHNQVRDIMQTIEEGFAPSLSTIQNLKPPDPEARKIQELLLALARRDGDPPRLFSEIEERFMSWRETVMKKYQGIITETP; translated from the coding sequence ATGCTTCAGTATTTGATTGCCCTCAATCTCCTCTTTTTTTTGGCCACCGTGATAAGCGGTGGCTTTTCGCTCTCCAATCTCCTTCGTTGGGGAGCCAAATTTGGACCACTCATTGCCCATGGGGAATGGCAGAGGTTACTCCTGTGCATTTTTCTCCATGGGAATCTCTGGCACCTCTTCTTTAACCTCTATGCGCTTTTTCAGCTCGGTCGCATTACCGAAGGAATTTACGGACAGCGGAAATTCTTCATTATCTATCTTTTTTCAGGAATAACGGGGAGTCTCTTTTCATACTTTTTTAATTTTGACCGGATTGGGGTGGGGGCAAGCGGTGCCATCTTTGGCCTGGCAGGAGTGCTTCTCAGTGGTGGTCTCAAATACCGGAACACTTCGTTAAGTCGCCTGGGAATGAGTATTCTCCCTTTTGTCCTCATTAACCTTTTCATTGGTTTTACCGTTCCAGCCATTGATAATGCTGCCCACGTGGGAGGACTTTTGGGGGGAATGTTTCTCGGTCTTTTGATGGCACCGGGAAATTCCTGGCAACGCTGGAAGAAATATGCCGAAGAACTGGCGTACTGGGCTTTCATAGGCATTCTCGCCTTCGGTATGGTGACATTTTTTTTGCCGTCATTCTCTCCCGGCAGAGCTTCAGTCAATGCCATCATCGCTTTCCACAATCAGGTGAGAGACATTATGCAAACGATCGAAGAAGGCTTTGCCCCATCGCTTTCGACCATTCAGAACCTGAAGCCTCCTGACCCAGAAGCCAGAAAAATTCAAGAACTGCTTCTGGCTCTTGCCCGGAGGGATGGGGATCCACCCCGGCTTTTTTCCGAAATCGAAGAACGCTTCATGTCCTGGAGGGAGACGGTTATGAAAAAATATCAGGGAATTATTACAGAAACGCCGTAG
- a CDS encoding ABC transporter ATP-binding protein: MIQTMGLTKEFNGFKAVDNLNLKVERGDIYGFLGPNGAGKSTTIMMLLGLIPPTSGKIYLLGEDLRPRNVAIKRKIGVVSENQYFYKEMTAQEYLAFFGELYQVPNVEKRIESLLEAVGLKNDRNKKVGAYSKGMQQKLAFARALLHDPELLILDEPVANLDPTSIKQIRDLIEEENRLGRTIFVSSHLLSEVERLCKKVAIINRGRLLAEDTMENIKRRLTDTVVFDVEVDRDCTDLEGELASLPFVKHALCRGHHLEVELKTDWDYRIELSRFLYEKRLLVLSMRAKEMSLEEAFITITQQNVSLLTRGEES, encoded by the coding sequence ATGATTCAAACTATGGGTCTTACCAAGGAATTTAACGGTTTCAAAGCTGTCGATAACCTCAACCTTAAAGTGGAGAGGGGTGATATTTATGGCTTCCTGGGTCCCAATGGAGCAGGGAAAAGTACCACCATCATGATGCTTCTTGGGCTTATCCCTCCCACCAGTGGCAAGATTTACCTTTTGGGAGAAGATTTGCGTCCCCGAAATGTGGCCATCAAGCGAAAGATTGGGGTTGTTTCTGAGAACCAGTATTTCTATAAAGAAATGACTGCTCAGGAGTACCTCGCCTTTTTTGGGGAACTCTATCAGGTTCCCAATGTGGAGAAACGAATTGAAAGCCTCCTGGAAGCGGTGGGTTTGAAGAATGACCGGAACAAAAAGGTAGGAGCCTATTCCAAGGGAATGCAGCAGAAACTGGCTTTTGCCCGGGCATTGCTTCACGACCCGGAACTCCTGATTCTCGATGAACCGGTGGCCAATCTCGACCCCACCAGCATTAAACAAATTCGCGACCTCATTGAGGAAGAGAATCGCTTAGGACGGACCATTTTTGTTTCTTCGCATCTTCTCTCTGAGGTGGAGAGGCTATGCAAAAAGGTGGCCATCATCAACCGGGGGAGACTTTTAGCTGAAGACACCATGGAGAACATCAAGCGCAGGCTCACCGACACTGTAGTGTTTGATGTCGAGGTTGACCGAGATTGCACAGACCTTGAGGGAGAATTGGCATCGCTTCCTTTCGTCAAACACGCCCTTTGTCGGGGACATCACCTTGAGGTAGAACTCAAAACCGACTGGGATTACCGAATTGAGCTCTCTCGTTTCCTTTACGAAAAAAGATTGCTGGTTCTTTCCATGAGAGCCAAGGAAATGAGCTTGGAAGAGGCTTTTATCACCATCACCCAGCAGAATGTTTCGCTCTTGACACGGGGGGAAGAGTCATGA
- a CDS encoding ABC transporter permease subunit has translation MSGSRVLRTLFKRDFLYTLYSFGYYGALFASFLVSSFILKNFLDATREEDILVSAFPLNYPLYLTLIIISLYLVIVSAISISREREQGTLEVLFYGPVTSSSFLWSKYLKDLSLGILALGFTALYFYIVSVLTNLGFTGGLVRALVMGVFLISCVVSFGLFISSLTGRIRSSIITLIAILGAFLAIQFVYGMFLGIEKESLSPSMLYLRQATAYVFHTINWISPFAYLSRGLDSVVLENWTLYLTHVLYCVIYSLVFVFLSIYAMGKKGVKA, from the coding sequence ATGAGTGGAAGTCGAGTACTCCGGACACTCTTTAAGAGAGATTTCCTCTATACGCTCTATAGCTTTGGTTACTATGGAGCTCTTTTTGCGTCTTTTCTGGTTTCCTCTTTTATTCTCAAAAATTTTCTGGATGCCACAAGAGAAGAAGACATTCTGGTTTCCGCATTTCCTCTCAATTACCCACTTTACCTGACGCTCATCATCATTTCGCTGTATCTGGTTATCGTTTCAGCTATTTCCATTTCCCGTGAGCGGGAGCAGGGAACTCTGGAAGTCCTCTTCTATGGTCCTGTGACTTCTTCCAGTTTTCTCTGGAGCAAATATTTGAAGGACCTTTCTCTGGGAATTCTCGCTCTGGGATTCACGGCGCTATACTTTTATATTGTCAGTGTTCTGACCAATCTCGGTTTCACAGGAGGGCTTGTGCGGGCACTTGTCATGGGAGTGTTTCTCATTTCCTGTGTGGTGAGTTTTGGTCTTTTCATTTCCTCACTCACCGGAAGGATTCGGAGTTCCATCATTACCTTGATCGCCATTCTGGGGGCCTTCTTGGCCATTCAATTTGTATATGGCATGTTCCTGGGGATAGAAAAGGAGTCTCTTTCACCGTCCATGCTGTATCTACGGCAGGCTACTGCGTACGTCTTTCATACCATTAATTGGATTTCCCCGTTTGCCTATTTAAGCCGGGGTCTCGATAGTGTGGTTCTCGAAAACTGGACTCTGTATTTGACCCACGTCCTGTACTGCGTGATTTATTCGTTGGTTTTTGTTTTCCTCTCTATTTACGCCATGGGTAAGAAGGGGGTGAAAGCATGA
- a CDS encoding substrate-binding domain-containing protein, which translates to MKKGWMVVVLSCVLLLGFVLVASAQKPYEIAVVVKIAGIPWFNRMAEGVNQAAKDLGVNAYLIGPSTADPAPQVQMVEDLVTRGVNAVCVVPNDAKALVPVFTRAREKGIVVLTHESPFETGAVDWDIETIDSIQFGKNPIDAIVKKLEETGEIKTYSPENPAGFVMLVGSLTVPLHNYWADVALEYVKEKYPFLKELTSRLPTAESVEDSRAAVLDLITTYGDQFKAVIGWGSLGPIGAAQAVAEKGMEDKVIVVGDAIPSTVAPYLATGAVDWAQLWDPKDAGYAMVYIAKAILDGQEIKPGLEIPSLGPIDVKDKVVVVNQIKIMDTAEAAEKLGF; encoded by the coding sequence ATGAAAAAGGGCTGGATGGTAGTGGTACTGTCGTGTGTTCTTTTGCTTGGTTTTGTGCTTGTAGCTTCCGCGCAAAAACCGTATGAAATTGCTGTAGTGGTCAAAATTGCTGGTATTCCCTGGTTTAACCGGATGGCAGAAGGCGTGAACCAGGCGGCGAAAGACTTGGGAGTGAATGCCTATCTGATTGGCCCATCCACGGCTGACCCGGCGCCTCAGGTGCAGATGGTGGAGGATCTGGTGACCCGAGGGGTGAATGCCGTGTGTGTAGTACCCAATGATGCGAAAGCTTTGGTGCCGGTCTTTACCAGGGCGCGGGAAAAGGGAATTGTGGTCCTCACTCATGAATCGCCATTTGAGACTGGAGCGGTTGACTGGGATATCGAAACCATCGACAGTATTCAGTTTGGTAAGAATCCCATTGATGCCATTGTGAAAAAGCTGGAAGAAACTGGAGAGATCAAGACCTACAGTCCGGAGAATCCCGCTGGTTTTGTGATGCTCGTGGGAAGCCTTACCGTTCCTTTGCATAATTACTGGGCTGATGTGGCTCTGGAGTATGTTAAAGAGAAGTATCCTTTCCTGAAGGAACTCACCTCACGTTTGCCAACCGCAGAAAGTGTGGAAGATTCTCGAGCTGCGGTGCTCGACCTCATTACCACCTATGGTGATCAGTTCAAGGCGGTAATTGGTTGGGGAAGCCTGGGACCCATTGGTGCGGCGCAGGCCGTGGCTGAGAAAGGGATGGAAGACAAGGTTATCGTGGTGGGTGATGCCATTCCTTCCACGGTGGCACCGTATCTTGCTACTGGGGCGGTTGACTGGGCACAACTCTGGGATCCCAAAGATGCCGGATATGCCATGGTCTATATTGCCAAAGCAATTCTTGATGGCCAGGAGATTAAACCGGGTCTTGAGATTCCTAGCTTAGGCCCTATCGATGTCAAGGATAAGGTGGTTGTGGTCAATCAGATTAAGATTATGGATACCGCTGAGGCGGCGGAAAAGCTCGGTTTCTGA
- a CDS encoding sugar ABC transporter ATP-binding protein, whose amino-acid sequence MTTLKEGPLTLSFEPFLQLRHISKRFGGVQALENVDFEILLGEVHALVGENGSGKSTLVKIATGVLQPEVGAEMIVGGKNVALLTPFEAYRLGIHVVHQDLSLFPNLSVAENIASHLYLERFRSFVGWKKIWERSKEVLEKLGISLPLDVEVRKLSIADQQLVAICRAIAGSARLIILDEPTASLTWKEVNRLFAFIRGLKEQGIAILFISHRLDEVLEIGDRVTILRDGKKVGTFLARELDLGTLSFLMTGKKLAFVKGITTHETAPEVLRVESLSRTNQYHGVSFSLRRGEVLGIIGPRGSGRTEMALSLFGLNPPDGGKIYVEGQEFRGESVQRAISLGIGYVPENRLLQGLVLDQSIENNLVVTVLKKLLEKSTLLDLGKKREFAQRTVKDFGIKAQDVDAPARSLSGGNQQKVVLAKWILTEPKILILDTPTHGVDIGAKESIYQSIVELAKKGLSIILISDEEQEVMMVSDRILVMKSGKIVEEFDAHSLVEENLRKRVRE is encoded by the coding sequence GTGACCACCCTAAAAGAGGGGCCATTAACCTTAAGCTTTGAACCATTCCTTCAGCTGCGTCATATTAGTAAACGTTTTGGAGGGGTACAGGCTTTAGAAAACGTTGACTTTGAAATCCTTCTGGGAGAAGTCCATGCCCTGGTGGGAGAAAACGGTTCTGGGAAAAGCACGTTGGTCAAGATTGCTACCGGGGTTCTCCAGCCGGAGGTAGGAGCAGAAATGATCGTTGGTGGGAAGAACGTTGCTTTGCTAACCCCTTTCGAAGCGTACCGTCTTGGTATACACGTTGTCCACCAGGATTTGTCGCTTTTCCCGAATCTCTCAGTGGCTGAGAATATTGCTTCTCACCTTTACCTTGAGCGTTTCCGTTCTTTTGTGGGCTGGAAAAAAATTTGGGAACGGAGCAAGGAGGTGCTGGAAAAGCTGGGAATCTCGCTTCCGCTTGATGTGGAGGTACGAAAACTTTCTATTGCGGACCAGCAACTGGTAGCCATATGTCGAGCCATTGCGGGTTCTGCGCGCTTGATTATCCTGGATGAGCCGACCGCTTCTTTGACCTGGAAGGAAGTGAATCGCCTGTTTGCTTTTATCCGTGGTTTGAAAGAACAAGGTATAGCAATTCTTTTTATCAGTCACCGTTTAGATGAGGTACTGGAAATTGGCGATCGAGTAACGATACTGCGAGATGGAAAGAAAGTTGGCACTTTTCTCGCCCGGGAACTTGATCTGGGTACCCTTTCGTTTCTCATGACCGGGAAAAAGCTCGCTTTCGTAAAGGGTATTACGACCCATGAAACGGCTCCAGAGGTGCTGAGGGTAGAAAGCCTTTCTCGAACCAACCAGTATCACGGAGTGTCGTTTTCTCTTCGCAGAGGCGAGGTTCTTGGAATCATTGGTCCTCGGGGCTCTGGACGGACGGAAATGGCCCTTTCGCTTTTTGGTTTGAATCCTCCGGACGGAGGCAAAATATACGTGGAAGGGCAAGAATTTAGAGGAGAATCAGTCCAGCGGGCAATCAGCCTTGGCATTGGCTATGTTCCGGAGAATCGTCTGCTTCAGGGACTTGTGCTTGACCAGAGTATCGAAAACAACTTGGTTGTAACGGTTCTCAAAAAACTTCTAGAAAAGAGCACCTTACTTGACCTGGGTAAGAAAAGGGAATTTGCCCAAAGAACCGTCAAAGATTTTGGCATTAAAGCTCAGGATGTGGATGCGCCAGCCCGTTCCCTTTCGGGAGGAAATCAACAAAAAGTGGTTTTAGCCAAGTGGATTTTAACCGAACCCAAAATCCTCATTCTCGATACCCCCACCCATGGTGTGGATATCGGTGCAAAGGAGAGTATTTATCAATCCATTGTTGAGTTAGCGAAAAAGGGTTTGAGTATCATTCTGATTTCTGATGAAGAACAGGAAGTGATGATGGTCAGCGATCGCATCCTGGTGATGAAGAGTGGAAAGATTGTGGAAGAATTTGACGCCCATTCCTTGGTAGAGGAAAATTTGAGAAAAAGGGTTCGAGAATAG
- a CDS encoding ABC transporter permease, translated as MKFQIRRQTELYLLAIVVALSMFLTAMNPKFLTLENLFDLLRNNSFLGIVTLGELVVLISGGIDVSFTATATVAQYVMGVLISRTMVNSVLLAFLIPVPIGLALGAINGCLVYYTRVNPVIITISTLNFYYGVLMFVSKGTWIYKFPPAFREFAKLKLFTLMSSKGIPFGISIFTLSWVILGIITFFLLKYLPIGRKIYAVGGNLEAARRAGFNIFRIQLFVYCYIGLLAGVGGFVHAELNQMIQPNAIVGMELDVIAAAILGGASVFGGVGTVWGTFLGVLLIAIIKNGLILMKASAYWHEVIMGSIIVLAASISAYQRKLQIRKEKGRFAEEQLF; from the coding sequence GTGAAGTTTCAGATAAGGAGGCAGACAGAGCTTTATCTTCTGGCCATTGTGGTGGCTTTATCTATGTTTTTGACCGCGATGAATCCCAAATTTTTAACTCTGGAAAACCTCTTTGACCTTCTGCGGAACAATTCTTTCCTGGGAATCGTGACTCTCGGAGAGCTGGTTGTACTTATCTCTGGAGGAATTGATGTTTCCTTCACGGCCACCGCCACGGTAGCCCAGTACGTCATGGGTGTCCTCATTTCCCGTACCATGGTCAATAGCGTTCTTTTGGCCTTTCTCATTCCTGTACCTATTGGTCTTGCTCTGGGGGCTATAAATGGGTGTCTTGTTTATTACACGAGGGTTAACCCAGTGATTATCACCATTTCAACGCTCAATTTCTACTATGGAGTTTTGATGTTTGTCAGTAAAGGGACTTGGATTTATAAGTTTCCTCCTGCCTTCCGGGAATTTGCCAAACTCAAGCTCTTTACCCTCATGAGTTCCAAGGGGATTCCATTTGGGATTTCCATCTTTACGCTTTCCTGGGTGATTTTGGGCATCATCACGTTTTTCTTGCTCAAATACCTGCCCATAGGGAGGAAAATTTACGCGGTGGGTGGCAACTTGGAGGCAGCTCGCCGGGCTGGATTTAATATTTTTCGGATTCAACTTTTCGTCTACTGCTATATCGGGCTTCTGGCTGGAGTGGGAGGGTTTGTCCATGCAGAACTCAATCAGATGATTCAGCCCAATGCCATCGTAGGAATGGAACTTGATGTCATTGCTGCGGCCATCCTTGGCGGTGCCAGTGTCTTTGGTGGTGTGGGAACCGTATGGGGGACATTTCTGGGGGTCCTTCTTATTGCCATCATCAAAAATGGTCTTATCCTGATGAAGGCTTCAGCCTACTGGCACGAAGTAATCATGGGGTCTATCATTGTACTTGCAGCCAGTATCAGCGCCTATCAGAGGAAACTGCAAATACGGAAGGAGAAAGGACGCTTTGCGGAAGAGCAGCTTTTTTAA
- a CDS encoding ABC transporter permease has product MRKSSFFKIGDIQIVVLLFLLVGLFLLMSFLTRGKLLEFQSLQAVAFQLPLLGLLTLAQMGPMVSGGIDLSIIATANLVSIIMALSMTRFFPSLHAPFAILLGLLLALLLGVVKGFFVALVSVPAIIATLGLMIFIRGVSLVITRGYVIAGFPVDFLFIGNGTVLGIPTSFLVFAAFTIFMYILFSRTRFGLELYLFGSNPVATLFSGVDNRKVVFRTYLLSSFLAGVASCVMASRFNAAQADYGESYLLLTVLACVLGGVSPSGGSGRVMGIVISVAILQVVATGFNLLGFSSHLASALWGTILLGVVLLNRLFLGKN; this is encoded by the coding sequence TTGCGGAAGAGCAGCTTTTTTAAAATTGGAGATATTCAGATTGTGGTCCTTTTATTTCTTCTTGTAGGGCTTTTCCTCCTCATGTCGTTTTTGACCCGTGGTAAACTTCTCGAGTTTCAAAGCCTGCAAGCTGTTGCTTTCCAGTTGCCACTGCTCGGGCTTTTGACCCTAGCTCAAATGGGGCCCATGGTTTCAGGGGGTATTGACCTTTCTATTATCGCCACGGCGAACCTGGTCAGCATCATCATGGCGCTCAGCATGACCAGGTTTTTCCCTTCACTCCATGCCCCCTTTGCCATTCTTCTGGGACTTCTTCTTGCGCTCCTCCTTGGGGTTGTGAAGGGCTTTTTCGTAGCTTTGGTATCGGTTCCGGCCATTATTGCCACCCTGGGACTTATGATTTTTATTCGAGGCGTGTCTCTGGTTATCACCCGGGGGTATGTCATCGCCGGGTTTCCGGTGGATTTTCTCTTTATTGGGAATGGAACGGTCTTAGGTATCCCAACCTCTTTTCTGGTTTTTGCTGCCTTTACCATTTTTATGTATATCCTTTTTTCCCGAACCCGTTTTGGTCTTGAGCTCTACCTCTTTGGGTCAAACCCTGTGGCAACGCTTTTCTCCGGGGTAGACAATCGTAAGGTGGTTTTTCGAACCTATCTTCTTTCCAGTTTCTTGGCTGGTGTGGCTTCCTGTGTGATGGCTTCCCGCTTCAACGCGGCTCAGGCTGACTACGGAGAATCGTATCTCCTTCTGACGGTGCTGGCCTGTGTTCTTGGGGGGGTCAGTCCTTCAGGGGGTTCAGGCCGCGTTATGGGAATAGTAATTTCGGTGGCTATTCTTCAGGTCGTGGCTACCGGATTTAACCTACTTGGTTTCAGTTCGCACTTAGCTAGTGCTCTGTGGGGAACGATCCTTCTTGGGGTGGTGCTCTTGAACCGCCTGTTTTTAGGTAAGAATTGA
- a CDS encoding MarC family protein gives MDTLVSVSRSFFLLLFILDPFLGAVVFIALTKSMEQRERLSQAFLSVTVAFVLMLVFLFSGKLLFGLLGISFSSFMVAGGVILLLLGIEEILGLEFSRKSADTKVAAVVIGTPLLCGPGAITSVVILAEKYGYLVPLMAVVLALFVTWVILVSAEKIARILGERIIEIFSRVMGLLLAAMAVEYVKEGILQMMAEIAGK, from the coding sequence ATGGATACTCTGGTTTCTGTGTCGCGGTCTTTTTTCCTTTTACTTTTTATCCTGGACCCCTTTTTGGGGGCAGTGGTATTCATTGCCCTCACAAAAAGCATGGAACAGCGTGAAAGACTTTCTCAGGCCTTTCTTTCGGTAACTGTGGCTTTTGTCCTCATGCTTGTTTTCCTTTTCAGCGGAAAGCTCCTTTTTGGATTGCTGGGTATATCGTTTTCAAGCTTTATGGTGGCTGGCGGGGTGATTCTACTTTTACTGGGTATAGAGGAAATTCTGGGACTGGAATTTTCCCGAAAAAGTGCCGATACCAAAGTGGCCGCGGTGGTCATCGGGACTCCTCTTTTGTGCGGGCCGGGGGCTATCACCTCGGTGGTCATCTTGGCCGAAAAGTATGGGTACCTGGTACCACTCATGGCGGTGGTTCTGGCCCTCTTTGTAACCTGGGTCATTCTGGTCTCCGCGGAAAAGATTGCTCGGATTTTGGGGGAACGCATTATCGAGATCTTTTCCCGGGTAATGGGACTTTTGCTGGCGGCTATGGCCGTAGAGTACGTCAAAGAGGGAATCTTGCAAATGATGGCAGAAATTGCTGGAAAATAA
- a CDS encoding cold-shock protein — MVTGKVKWFNAQKGYGFITADDGQDVFVHYTAIEGNGFKTLEENQVVSFEVQQGSKGPQASKVKRVQ; from the coding sequence ATGGTCACTGGTAAGGTCAAATGGTTCAACGCTCAGAAAGGGTATGGATTCATCACTGCTGATGACGGTCAGGACGTTTTTGTGCACTACACCGCCATCGAGGGCAATGGTTTCAAAACTCTGGAAGAGAATCAGGTAGTCAGCTTCGAGGTTCAGCAGGGCTCCAAGGGACCTCAGGCAAGTAAAGTCAAAAGAGTCCAATAG
- a CDS encoding glutaminyl-peptide cyclotransferase: MKKRILELLVIGVAVFRYSSMASGVDESLGSFLRLHGVPRYDYQVITVYPHDHSAFTQGLVLVDGVLYESTGLYGESSLRKVNLETGEIFEKIDLGEAYFAEGITVWEDTIVQLTWESKVAFIYEKGTLRRLGSSPYPYAGWGITSDGENLIAGDGSEVLRFLDPVDFTVKKEIVVRVGERTIDRLNELEYADGRIYANVWHEDLIVVIDPRGGELLGWIDLAELLDPGKGGENVLNGIAFDYQTRTFLITGKRWHSVYRLKVEE, from the coding sequence ATGAAAAAGAGAATCCTTGAGTTATTGGTTATCGGAGTGGCGGTTTTCCGTTATTCTTCTATGGCCTCTGGCGTGGATGAATCGCTGGGTTCTTTCTTGCGGCTTCATGGTGTACCTCGTTATGATTATCAGGTTATCACGGTATATCCTCATGACCATTCGGCATTTACGCAGGGATTAGTTTTGGTAGATGGTGTGCTTTACGAAAGTACCGGCCTTTACGGAGAATCGAGTTTGCGCAAGGTTAACCTGGAAACAGGAGAAATCTTCGAAAAAATCGACCTTGGAGAAGCGTACTTTGCCGAAGGGATAACAGTGTGGGAAGACACGATCGTTCAGCTTACTTGGGAATCAAAAGTCGCTTTTATCTATGAGAAGGGTACATTGAGAAGGCTTGGTTCATCACCATATCCCTATGCAGGCTGGGGCATCACTTCCGATGGAGAGAATCTCATCGCCGGTGATGGTTCGGAAGTCCTTCGCTTCCTTGACCCTGTTGATTTTACTGTGAAAAAGGAGATCGTGGTCAGAGTAGGGGAACGAACAATAGACCGGCTCAACGAACTTGAGTATGCCGACGGAAGAATCTATGCCAATGTCTGGCATGAGGATCTTATCGTGGTCATTGACCCTCGGGGTGGTGAACTTTTGGGCTGGATTGACCTTGCAGAACTCCTTGACCCGGGCAAAGGCGGAGAAAATGTCCTCAACGGGATTGCCTTTGACTATCAGACTCGGACTTTTCTTATCACCGGGAAGCGCTGGCATTCGGTTTACCGGCTCAAAGTAGAAGAATGA